Proteins encoded together in one Pseudomonas sp. Seg1 window:
- a CDS encoding putative zinc-binding metallopeptidase has translation MYRFFEQLSSRIVAPFMGGSSRNSKVWPCRCGQSLFFRNSQCLACNALLGYQPEESRLTSLQPGPQDGTWTLDADPDAGLFRRCANLDTPAACNWLLPANDHDSLCIACSLNRTIPDLSDPENPERWRKVEIAKRRLIAQLITLGLQVTPKTVDEQTGLAFDFIGVDLEGNAPMTGHANGLITLDIKEADDAHRERVRAQMHEPYRTLLGHFRHEVGHYYWDRLIANGPWLDSFRSLFGDERASYAEALDRHYQQGAPMDWPQHYVSAYATMHPWEDWAETWAHYLHMMDAVDTALGFGMSAREMDFDYQPFPTSTLYDPEHPGGEAFLSFVNAWIELAGMLNELSRSMGQPDFYPFVLPAPAIAKLHFIHLVIQQAGGRADEVLAL, from the coding sequence ATGTACCGCTTTTTCGAGCAGCTCAGTTCTCGCATCGTCGCGCCGTTCATGGGCGGGTCTTCACGCAACAGCAAAGTCTGGCCGTGCCGCTGCGGCCAGTCGCTGTTCTTTCGCAACAGCCAGTGCCTGGCGTGCAATGCGTTGCTCGGCTATCAACCCGAAGAAAGTCGCCTGACTTCGCTGCAACCGGGGCCGCAGGATGGCACCTGGACCCTCGACGCCGATCCCGACGCCGGGCTGTTCCGTCGTTGCGCCAACTTAGACACGCCTGCCGCGTGCAACTGGCTGCTGCCGGCCAACGACCACGACAGCCTGTGCATCGCCTGCAGCCTCAACCGGACCATCCCCGATCTGTCCGACCCGGAAAACCCCGAGCGCTGGCGCAAGGTCGAAATTGCCAAGCGGCGACTGATCGCGCAACTGATCACCCTCGGCTTGCAGGTCACCCCGAAAACCGTAGACGAGCAAACCGGGCTGGCCTTTGACTTTATCGGCGTCGACCTCGAAGGCAACGCGCCGATGACCGGCCATGCCAACGGCCTGATCACCCTCGATATCAAAGAAGCCGACGACGCCCACCGCGAGCGGGTGAGGGCGCAGATGCACGAACCGTATCGCACGTTGCTCGGGCATTTCCGCCATGAGGTCGGCCACTACTACTGGGATCGCCTGATCGCCAACGGCCCGTGGCTCGATTCATTCCGCAGCCTGTTCGGCGACGAGCGCGCCAGTTACGCCGAAGCGCTGGATCGCCACTATCAACAGGGCGCACCAATGGACTGGCCGCAGCACTACGTCAGCGCCTACGCGACCATGCACCCGTGGGAAGACTGGGCAGAAACCTGGGCGCATTACCTGCACATGATGGACGCTGTGGACACCGCGTTGGGCTTTGGCATGAGCGCGCGGGAAATGGATTTCGACTACCAGCCGTTTCCCACCAGCACGCTGTATGACCCGGAACATCCCGGCGGCGAGGCGTTTCTCTCGTTCGTCAACGCGTGGATCGAATTGGCCGGCATGCTCAATGAACTGTCACGCAGCATGGGCCAGCCGGATTTTTACCCGTTCGTGCTGCCGGCACCGGCGATTGCCAAACTGCACTTCATTCATCTGGTGATCCAGCAGGCGGGCGGTCGGGCAGACGAGGTTCTTGCCCTGTAA
- a CDS encoding transporter substrate-binding domain-containing protein has translation MRWAVGALLGISLNVTAAEPPLRFVVADSWAMPMVQIERGQPTQGILHDMMLSLATQVGVPAEFHVLPRARVQNAMERGEVDVRCYAAQSWLPNQSGDYIWSIPLLFQRDLLISGQSQPAHVEPASLAPQSIGTVLGYTYPTLQPLFDANQLQREDARNQEQVLDKLLAGRYRYAVSNQWTLDWFNQRLTPDQQLHGVAVLQEQHVGCYVRNDPKVPVQRILRTLLRMKMSGEIDEIIRLYTGQPSD, from the coding sequence ATGCGTTGGGCCGTGGGGGCGTTGCTGGGAATCAGCCTGAACGTGACGGCAGCCGAACCACCGCTGCGTTTCGTCGTGGCCGACAGTTGGGCCATGCCGATGGTGCAGATCGAGCGTGGCCAGCCAACCCAAGGCATCCTGCACGACATGATGCTCAGCCTCGCCACCCAGGTTGGTGTGCCGGCAGAATTTCACGTACTGCCACGCGCCCGGGTGCAGAACGCCATGGAACGCGGTGAAGTCGATGTGCGCTGCTATGCCGCACAGTCATGGCTGCCGAATCAGTCCGGCGATTACATCTGGAGCATTCCGTTGTTGTTCCAGCGTGACCTGCTGATCAGCGGCCAAAGTCAGCCCGCCCATGTTGAGCCGGCAAGCCTGGCGCCCCAGTCGATCGGCACCGTGCTCGGCTATACCTATCCGACCCTGCAACCGCTGTTCGATGCCAATCAACTGCAACGCGAAGATGCGCGCAACCAGGAACAGGTGCTGGATAAACTGCTGGCCGGGCGTTATCGCTATGCGGTGAGCAATCAATGGACGCTGGACTGGTTCAACCAACGCCTGACGCCGGACCAGCAACTGCACGGCGTGGCGGTGCTGCAGGAACAGCATGTGGGTTGTTATGTGAGGAATGATCCGAAGGTGCCGGTGCAGCGGATTTTGCGCACGTTGCTGCGCATGAAAATGTCGGGGGAGATTGATGAGATTATTCGGCTGTATACCGGACAGCCTTCAGATTAA
- the dnaX gene encoding DNA polymerase III subunit gamma/tau — MSYQVLARKWRPRSFREMVGQTHVLKALINALDSQRLHHAYLFTGTRGVGKTTIARIIAKCLNCETGITSSPCGECSVCREIDEGRFVDLIEIDAASRTKVEDTRELLDNVQYAPSRGRFKVYLIDEVHMLSSHSFNALLKTLEEPPPYVKFILATTDPQKLPATILSRCLQFSLKNMTPERVVEHLTHVLTAENVPFEDDALWLLGRAADGSMRDAMSLTDQAIAFGEGKVLATDVRAMLGTLDHGQVYDVLHALIEGDAKALLEAVRHLAEQGPDWNGVLSEILNVLHRVAIAQALPEGVDNGHGDRDRVLALAQALPAEDVQFYYQMGLIGRRDLPLAPDPRGGFEMVLLRMLAFRPADTADAPRQPLKPVGISQATVDSANSVAAASKPAPVVAAAVAPTPTPAPTLVAPVPVAEPVVAAEPQPAPEPEPEPVAVEAVVDLPWNDPVEPEPEPAQQPAVEPVLETAAEQPELPPMPLPTPDSVVPDAPEWAAAPIPEPSVADVDAATPGMDMDDEPPLDEDYIEPDMDSAYSYLDELASEHAAEPAPEPEPEPAAAPATGLALQWLELFPKLPISGMTGSIAANCTLIAVDGDHWLMHLDPAHSALFNATQQRRLNDALNQFHGRTLSLTIELIKPEQETPAQAASRRRANRQREAEESIHGDPFIQQMVQQFGAVVRHDTIEPVDALVAQG, encoded by the coding sequence ATGAGTTATCAGGTTCTTGCACGTAAATGGCGTCCGCGCTCGTTCCGCGAAATGGTCGGCCAGACCCATGTGCTCAAGGCTCTGATCAATGCCTTGGACAGCCAGCGGCTGCACCACGCGTACCTGTTCACCGGTACGCGTGGGGTGGGTAAAACCACGATTGCGCGGATCATTGCCAAATGCCTGAACTGTGAAACAGGTATCACTTCCAGCCCGTGCGGCGAGTGCTCGGTGTGCCGTGAAATCGATGAGGGGCGTTTCGTCGACCTGATCGAGATCGACGCCGCCAGCCGCACCAAGGTCGAAGACACTCGCGAACTGCTCGACAACGTGCAGTACGCGCCAAGCCGTGGGCGCTTCAAGGTCTACCTGATCGACGAAGTGCACATGCTTTCCAGCCATTCCTTCAATGCGCTGTTGAAAACCCTCGAAGAGCCGCCGCCTTACGTCAAGTTCATCCTGGCGACCACCGACCCGCAGAAACTTCCGGCAACGATTTTGTCGCGTTGCTTGCAGTTCTCGCTGAAGAACATGACGCCGGAACGTGTGGTCGAGCATTTGACCCACGTGCTGACGGCCGAAAACGTGCCGTTCGAAGACGATGCACTGTGGCTGCTCGGTCGCGCCGCTGACGGTTCGATGCGTGACGCCATGAGCCTGACAGATCAGGCGATCGCGTTCGGTGAAGGCAAGGTGCTGGCCACCGACGTGCGGGCGATGCTCGGTACGCTGGATCACGGTCAGGTTTACGACGTGCTGCATGCGTTAATCGAAGGCGATGCCAAGGCGTTGCTCGAAGCCGTGCGCCACCTGGCCGAACAAGGCCCGGACTGGAACGGCGTGCTCTCGGAAATTCTCAATGTGCTGCACCGTGTGGCCATTGCTCAGGCGCTGCCGGAAGGTGTCGACAATGGCCATGGTGATCGGGATCGCGTGTTGGCGCTGGCCCAGGCGTTGCCGGCCGAAGACGTGCAGTTCTATTACCAGATGGGCCTGATCGGTCGCCGCGATTTGCCGCTGGCACCGGATCCGCGCGGTGGTTTCGAAATGGTCCTGCTGCGAATGCTGGCTTTCCGGCCGGCGGATACGGCGGACGCCCCGAGACAGCCGCTAAAGCCAGTGGGGATCAGCCAGGCCACAGTTGATTCCGCAAACTCCGTGGCTGCCGCGTCTAAACCTGCACCGGTAGTCGCTGCGGCGGTTGCACCGACACCAACACCAGCACCAACTCTGGTTGCGCCGGTACCGGTTGCCGAGCCTGTGGTCGCAGCTGAGCCGCAACCAGCACCGGAACCCGAGCCGGAGCCAGTTGCCGTCGAAGCAGTGGTCGATCTGCCGTGGAACGATCCGGTAGAGCCTGAGCCCGAGCCCGCGCAGCAACCCGCCGTCGAGCCCGTGCTGGAAACCGCCGCCGAGCAGCCCGAGTTGCCGCCGATGCCGCTGCCGACCCCGGACAGCGTGGTCCCGGACGCACCGGAGTGGGCCGCTGCGCCGATTCCGGAGCCGTCGGTCGCCGACGTCGATGCCGCCACCCCGGGCATGGACATGGACGACGAGCCGCCGCTGGACGAGGATTACATCGAGCCGGACATGGATTCGGCTTACAGCTACCTCGACGAACTGGCCAGCGAACACGCCGCCGAGCCTGCACCGGAGCCTGAGCCAGAACCGGCTGCGGCACCGGCCACCGGTCTGGCCTTGCAATGGCTGGAGCTGTTCCCGAAACTGCCGATCTCCGGCATGACCGGCAGCATCGCCGCCAACTGCACATTGATTGCCGTCGATGGCGACCATTGGCTGATGCACCTCGATCCGGCGCACAGCGCGCTGTTCAACGCTACGCAACAGCGTCGTCTCAACGATGCGTTGAACCAGTTCCACGGCCGCACGCTGAGCCTGACCATCGAGCTGATCAAGCCCGAGCAGGAAACCCCGGCTCAGGCTGCGTCCCGGCGTCGTGCCAACCGTCAGCGCGAGGCGGAAGAGTCGATCCACGGCGATCCGTTCATCCAGCAGATGGTCCAGCAGTTCGGCGCGGTGGTGCGACACGATACTATTGAACCTGTCGATGCCTTGGTCGCCCAAGGCTAA
- a CDS encoding YbaB/EbfC family nucleoid-associated protein, whose protein sequence is MMKGGMAGLMKQAQQMQEKMAKMQEELANAEVTGKAGGDMVTVVMTGRHDVKSVSIDPSLVEGLSEDDKEMLEAVVAAAVNDAVRKIEANSQEKMGSMTAGMNLPAGMKLPF, encoded by the coding sequence ATGATGAAAGGTGGCATGGCCGGCCTGATGAAGCAGGCGCAGCAGATGCAGGAAAAAATGGCCAAGATGCAGGAAGAACTGGCCAACGCCGAAGTCACCGGTAAGGCCGGCGGCGATATGGTCACCGTGGTGATGACCGGTCGTCACGACGTGAAAAGCGTGAGCATCGACCCAAGCCTGGTCGAAGGTCTGAGCGAAGACGACAAAGAGATGCTGGAAGCCGTGGTTGCTGCCGCCGTCAACGACGCCGTGCGCAAGATCGAAGCCAACAGCCAGGAAAAAATGGGCAGCATGACCGCCGGCATGAACCTGCCAGCGGGTATGAAACTGCCTTTCTGA
- a CDS encoding NADP-dependent oxidoreductase, producing MSDPLTLNQRFVLASRPVGAPTPENFRLEREALPDLEDGQVLLKTLYLSLDPYMRGRMSDAPSYAAPVQIGEVMTGGAVSRVEQSRHPKFHEGDLVVGATGWQSHSISDGRNIIPIPSGLPSPSMALGVLGMPGMTAYMGLMDIGQPKEGETLVVAAASGAVGSVVGQVAKIKGLRAVGVAGGAEKCKYVVEELGFDACIDHKAADFAEQLAKACPNGIDIYYENVGGHVFDAVVPLLNPKARIPLCGLIAGYNASEAPTGPDRLPMLQRTLLTKRVRIQGFIVFDDYGYRQPEFISHMVPWVREGKVKFREDVVEGLEQAPEAFIGLLEGRNFGKLVVKVAQD from the coding sequence ATGTCCGACCCTCTGACGCTCAACCAACGCTTTGTCCTGGCCTCGCGCCCGGTGGGCGCACCGACCCCGGAAAACTTCCGTCTGGAGCGCGAAGCGTTGCCGGATCTTGAAGACGGGCAGGTGCTGCTGAAAACCCTGTACCTGTCGCTGGACCCCTACATGCGCGGACGCATGAGTGACGCTCCGTCCTACGCCGCGCCGGTACAAATCGGCGAAGTGATGACCGGTGGCGCTGTCAGCCGGGTCGAGCAATCGCGTCATCCGAAATTCCACGAAGGCGATCTGGTGGTCGGCGCCACCGGTTGGCAGAGCCACAGCATCAGCGACGGCCGCAATATCATTCCGATCCCGTCAGGGCTGCCGAGCCCGTCGATGGCCCTGGGTGTGCTGGGCATGCCGGGCATGACCGCGTACATGGGCCTGATGGACATCGGCCAGCCAAAAGAGGGCGAGACCCTCGTGGTGGCGGCAGCTTCGGGCGCGGTCGGCTCGGTGGTCGGGCAAGTAGCGAAGATCAAAGGCCTGCGCGCTGTGGGTGTGGCGGGCGGTGCCGAGAAATGCAAATACGTGGTCGAGGAGCTGGGTTTCGATGCGTGCATTGATCACAAAGCGGCGGATTTCGCCGAACAACTGGCCAAGGCTTGCCCGAATGGCATCGACATTTACTACGAGAATGTCGGTGGTCATGTGTTCGACGCGGTCGTGCCGCTGCTCAATCCGAAGGCGCGCATTCCGTTGTGCGGGCTGATCGCCGGTTACAACGCCTCTGAGGCGCCCACGGGCCCGGATCGCTTGCCGATGCTGCAACGCACGCTGTTGACCAAGCGCGTGCGAATTCAGGGTTTCATCGTCTTTGATGACTACGGCTATCGTCAGCCGGAATTCATCAGCCACATGGTGCCGTGGGTGCGCGAGGGCAAGGTGAAATTCCGCGAGGACGTGGTCGAGGGCCTGGAACAGGCGCCCGAGGCGTTTATCGGTCTGCTGGAAGGGCGCAACTTCGGCAAACTGGTGGTGAAGGTCGCCCAGGACTGA
- the recR gene encoding recombination mediator RecR translates to MSFSPLIRQLIDSLRILPGVGQKTAQRMALQLLERDRSGGLRLAQSLSQAMEGVGHCRQCRTLTEDDLCPQCADTRRDDTLLCVVEGPMDVYAVEQTGFRGRYFVLKGHLSPLDGLGPEAIGIPQLMARIEEAGTFTEVILATNPTVEGEATAHYIAQLLNNKGLIASRIAHGVPLGGELELVDGGTLAHSFAGRKPIAL, encoded by the coding sequence ATGAGCTTCAGCCCTTTGATTCGCCAACTGATCGACTCCCTGCGAATTCTGCCGGGTGTAGGTCAGAAAACCGCCCAGCGCATGGCGTTGCAGTTGCTCGAGCGCGACCGTAGCGGCGGTCTGCGTTTGGCTCAATCCTTGAGTCAGGCCATGGAAGGGGTCGGTCACTGCCGCCAGTGCCGCACGCTGACCGAAGACGATCTGTGTCCGCAGTGCGCCGATACTCGCCGCGATGACACCCTGCTGTGCGTGGTCGAAGGGCCGATGGATGTGTATGCGGTCGAGCAGACCGGTTTCCGTGGGCGCTACTTTGTACTCAAGGGGCACTTGTCGCCGCTTGATGGACTCGGACCTGAGGCGATCGGCATTCCGCAGTTGATGGCGCGGATCGAAGAGGCGGGGACGTTTACCGAGGTTATCCTGGCCACCAACCCGACGGTGGAAGGTGAGGCGACGGCGCATTACATCGCCCAGTTGCTCAACAACAAAGGCCTGATCGCTTCGCGGATTGCCCACGGGGTGCCGTTGGGGGGTGAGCTGGAGCTGGTGGATGGCGGCACGCTGGCGCATTCGTTTGCCGGCCGCAAACCGATCGCACTCTGA
- a CDS encoding acyl-CoA dehydrogenase family protein encodes MPAFQEYFDPSHQMVRDSVRRFVEREILPDIDQWEEAESFPRELYLKAGAAGILGIGYPEVLGGSHEGDLFAKVAASEELMRCGSGGLVAGLGSLDIGLPPIIKWARPDVRDRVVPQVLSGEKISALAVTEPGGGSDVANLQTRAVRDGDFYRVSGSKTFITSGVRADYYTVAVRTGAPGFAGISLLLIEKGTPGFTVGRELKKMGWWASDTAELFFDDCRVPVGNLIGAENMGFACIMGNFQSERLALALMANMTAQLALEESLKWAREREAFGKPIGKFQVIKHRLAEMATALEVSREFTYRQAAKMAAGQSVIKEISMAKNFATDTSDRITTEAVQILGGLGYMRESLVERLYRDNRILSIGGGTREVMNEIISKQMGL; translated from the coding sequence ATGCCTGCCTTTCAGGAATACTTCGACCCCAGCCACCAAATGGTCCGCGACAGCGTCAGACGTTTCGTCGAGCGCGAGATCCTGCCGGACATCGATCAGTGGGAAGAAGCCGAGAGCTTCCCCCGTGAGCTGTACCTGAAGGCCGGCGCCGCCGGCATCCTTGGTATCGGTTACCCGGAAGTGCTCGGCGGCAGTCATGAAGGCGACCTGTTCGCCAAGGTCGCCGCCAGTGAGGAGTTGATGCGCTGCGGCTCCGGCGGGCTGGTGGCGGGGCTGGGGTCGCTGGATATCGGTCTGCCACCGATCATCAAATGGGCCCGCCCCGACGTCCGTGACCGCGTCGTGCCCCAAGTGCTCAGCGGCGAAAAGATCAGCGCCCTGGCGGTTACCGAGCCCGGTGGCGGCTCCGACGTCGCCAATCTGCAGACCCGCGCCGTGCGTGACGGCGATTTCTACCGCGTCAGCGGTAGCAAAACCTTTATCACCAGTGGTGTGCGCGCCGATTACTACACTGTCGCGGTGCGCACCGGAGCGCCGGGTTTCGCCGGCATCAGTCTTCTATTGATCGAGAAGGGAACGCCGGGCTTCACCGTCGGCCGTGAGTTGAAAAAAATGGGCTGGTGGGCGTCAGACACCGCCGAGTTGTTCTTCGACGATTGCCGCGTGCCTGTGGGCAATCTGATCGGCGCCGAGAACATGGGCTTCGCCTGCATCATGGGCAACTTCCAGAGTGAACGGCTGGCGCTGGCGCTGATGGCCAACATGACCGCGCAGTTGGCGCTGGAAGAGAGTCTGAAGTGGGCCCGCGAGCGCGAAGCTTTCGGCAAACCGATCGGCAAGTTCCAGGTGATCAAGCATCGTCTGGCCGAGATGGCCACGGCGCTGGAAGTGTCGCGGGAATTCACTTATCGGCAAGCGGCGAAAATGGCGGCGGGGCAGAGTGTGATCAAGGAGATCTCCATGGCCAAGAATTTTGCTACGGACACCTCGGACCGAATCACTACCGAAGCCGTGCAGATTTTGGGTGGTCTGGGTTACATGCGCGAGAGTCTGGTGGAGCGGCTGTATCGGGATAACCGCATCTTGTCGATTGGCGGCGGGACGCGAGAGGTGATGAACGAGATCATCAGCAAGCAGATGGGGCTTTGA
- a CDS encoding adenine phosphoribosyltransferase, translating into MVFDSFDIKSLIRPVIDFPKPGVIFRDITPLFQSPTALRLVMDSFAHRYVEADFTHIGAMDARGFLIGSVLAYQLNKPLVLFRKQGKLPADVLAEGYATEYGEAFLEVHADSLCEGDSVVMFDDLIATGGTLIAAANLIRRMGARVHEAAAIIDLPELGGSQRLEDMGIPTFCLTQFALTDK; encoded by the coding sequence ATGGTCTTCGACTCCTTCGACATCAAATCCCTGATCCGCCCCGTGATCGACTTCCCGAAACCGGGCGTGATCTTTCGCGACATCACCCCACTGTTTCAGTCGCCGACGGCTCTGCGCCTGGTGATGGATAGTTTCGCCCACCGTTACGTCGAAGCCGACTTCACCCACATCGGTGCGATGGATGCCCGGGGTTTCCTGATCGGTTCGGTGCTGGCTTATCAACTGAACAAGCCGCTGGTGCTGTTCCGCAAACAAGGCAAACTGCCGGCGGACGTGTTGGCCGAGGGTTACGCGACCGAATACGGCGAAGCCTTCCTGGAAGTGCACGCCGACAGCCTGTGCGAAGGCGATTCAGTGGTGATGTTCGATGATTTGATCGCCACTGGCGGGACACTGATTGCAGCGGCCAACCTGATTCGCCGCATGGGCGCGCGCGTGCATGAGGCGGCGGCGATTATCGATTTGCCGGAGCTGGGTGGCTCGCAGCGTCTGGAAGATATGGGCATCCCTACCTTCTGTCTGACGCAGTTTGCCCTGACTGACAAGTAA
- the fnr gene encoding fumarate/nitrate reduction transcriptional regulator Fnr: MSEPVKLRAHNQAHCKDCSLAPLCLPLSLNLEDMDALDEIVKRGRPLKKGEFLFRQGDTFDSVYAVRSGALKTFSLSDTGEEQLTGFHLPSELVGLSGMDTEKHPVSAQALETTSVCEIPFERLDELALQLPQLRRQLMRVMSREIRDDQQMMLLLSKKTADERIATFLVNLSARFRARGFSANQFRLSMSRNEIGNYLGLAVETVSRVFTRFQQNELIAAEGKEIHILDPIQLCALAGGSLDG, translated from the coding sequence ATGTCCGAGCCAGTTAAACTGCGCGCTCACAACCAGGCCCATTGCAAGGATTGCAGCCTGGCCCCTCTCTGCCTGCCACTTTCTTTGAATCTGGAAGACATGGATGCGCTGGACGAAATCGTTAAACGCGGCCGCCCGTTGAAAAAAGGCGAGTTCCTGTTCCGTCAGGGCGACACGTTCGATTCCGTTTATGCAGTACGCTCCGGCGCCCTGAAGACCTTCAGCCTGAGCGACACTGGCGAGGAGCAACTCACGGGCTTCCACCTGCCGAGCGAACTGGTCGGCCTGTCCGGCATGGACACCGAGAAACATCCGGTTTCCGCCCAGGCGCTGGAAACCACCTCGGTCTGCGAAATTCCTTTCGAACGCCTCGACGAACTGGCCCTGCAACTGCCGCAGTTGCGCCGCCAGTTGATGCGCGTGATGAGCCGGGAAATCCGCGACGACCAGCAGATGATGCTGTTGTTGTCGAAGAAAACCGCCGACGAACGCATCGCAACATTCCTCGTCAACCTGTCGGCGCGCTTCCGCGCTCGCGGTTTCTCGGCCAATCAGTTCCGCCTGAGCATGTCGCGCAATGAAATCGGCAACTACCTTGGCCTGGCGGTGGAAACCGTGTCCCGTGTATTCACCCGTTTCCAGCAGAACGAACTGATCGCCGCAGAAGGCAAAGAGATCCACATCCTCGACCCGATCCAGCTCTGCGCCCTGGCGGGTGGCTCGCTCGACGGCTGA
- the hemN gene encoding oxygen-independent coproporphyrinogen III oxidase, which yields MLDAIRWDTDLIRRYDLAGPRYTSYPTAVQFNSQVGTFDLFHALRDSRKALRPLSLYVHVPFCANICYYCACNKVITKDRGRALPYLQRLEQEIQLIACHLDPAQKVEQLHFGGGTPTFLSHDELRQLMAHLRKHFNLLDDDSGDYGIEIDPREADWSTMGLLRELGFNRVSIGLQDLDPAVQRAVNRLQSLEETRAVIDAARTLQFRSINIDLIYGLPKQTPDNFARTVEEVISLQPDRLSVFNYAHLPERFMPQRRINGNELPSPTQKLDMLQRTIEQLTTAGYRYIGMDHFALPDDELAIAQEEQTLQRNFQGYTTHGHCDLIGLGVSAISQIGDLYCQNSSDLNEYQNTLASAQLATSRGLVCNADDRLRRAVIQQLICNFNLDFAAIEQAFNIDFQGYFGALWPQLQGMAKDGLITLDSERIEVLPAGRLLVRSVCMVFDAYLEQQNRQRFSRVI from the coding sequence ATGCTCGACGCCATTCGTTGGGACACTGATCTGATCCGCCGCTACGACCTGGCGGGGCCGCGCTACACCTCTTATCCGACGGCCGTGCAATTCAACAGTCAGGTCGGCACCTTCGACCTGTTCCATGCCCTGCGCGACAGCCGCAAGGCCTTGCGGCCGTTGTCGCTGTACGTCCACGTGCCGTTCTGCGCGAACATTTGCTACTACTGCGCCTGCAATAAAGTCATCACCAAGGATCGCGGCCGCGCATTGCCGTATCTGCAACGCCTGGAGCAGGAAATCCAGCTGATCGCCTGTCACCTCGACCCGGCGCAAAAAGTCGAACAGCTGCACTTTGGCGGCGGCACGCCGACCTTCCTCAGCCACGACGAACTACGCCAGTTGATGGCGCACCTGCGCAAACATTTCAATCTGCTGGATGACGATTCCGGCGATTACGGCATCGAGATCGACCCTCGCGAAGCCGACTGGTCAACCATGGGCCTGCTGCGCGAACTGGGTTTCAACCGGGTCAGTATCGGCCTGCAAGACCTTGATCCGGCGGTGCAACGGGCGGTCAATCGCCTGCAAAGCCTGGAAGAAACCCGCGCCGTGATCGACGCAGCACGCACCCTGCAATTTCGCTCGATCAACATCGACCTGATCTACGGCTTGCCCAAGCAGACCCCGGACAACTTTGCCCGCACCGTCGAGGAAGTCATCAGCCTGCAACCGGATCGGCTCTCGGTGTTCAACTACGCGCACCTGCCGGAACGCTTCATGCCGCAGCGAAGGATCAATGGCAACGAACTGCCAAGTCCGACGCAGAAACTGGACATGCTCCAGCGCACCATCGAGCAACTGACCACCGCCGGTTACCGCTACATCGGCATGGACCACTTTGCCCTGCCCGACGATGAGCTGGCGATTGCCCAGGAAGAACAAACCCTGCAACGCAACTTCCAGGGCTACACCACACACGGCCATTGCGATCTGATTGGTCTGGGGGTGTCGGCGATCAGCCAGATCGGTGACCTGTATTGCCAGAACAGCAGCGATCTCAACGAATACCAGAACACCCTCGCGTCCGCGCAACTGGCAACCAGTCGTGGCCTGGTGTGCAATGCCGATGACCGGCTGCGTCGCGCGGTGATCCAGCAACTGATCTGCAATTTCAATCTGGACTTCGCCGCGATCGAGCAAGCGTTCAACATCGATTTCCAAGGCTACTTCGGCGCGCTGTGGCCGCAACTGCAAGGCATGGCCAAGGATGGCCTGATCACGCTGGACAGCGAGCGGATCGAAGTATTGCCGGCGGGACGTTTGCTGGTGCGTTCGGTGTGCATGGTGTTCGACGCTTACCTCGAACAGCAGAACCGCCAGCGGTTCTCGCGGGTGATTTAG
- a CDS encoding sulfite exporter TauE/SafE family protein, whose amino-acid sequence MLELAPLMVSALILGLLGGGHCLGMCGGLMGALTLAIPKEQRSRRFRLLLAYNLGRILSYATAGLLIGLAGWAVANSPAALFMRVLAGLLLIAMGLYLAGWWSGLTRIESLGRGLWRYIQPVANRLLPVSSLPRALLLGALWGWLPCGLVYSTLLWSASQGNALDSALLMLAFGLGTWPVLLATGLAAERVTALLRKRSVRMAGGLLVILFGIWTLPGPHQHWLMGH is encoded by the coding sequence ATGCTTGAACTGGCGCCGCTGATGGTCTCGGCGCTGATCCTCGGCCTGCTCGGTGGCGGCCATTGCCTGGGGATGTGCGGCGGCTTGATGGGCGCGCTGACATTGGCGATTCCCAAGGAACAACGCAGTCGGCGCTTTCGTTTGCTGCTGGCGTACAACCTGGGGCGAATCCTCAGTTATGCCACGGCCGGATTGCTGATCGGCCTTGCTGGCTGGGCGGTGGCCAACAGCCCCGCCGCACTGTTCATGCGCGTGCTGGCCGGGCTGCTGTTGATTGCCATGGGTTTGTATCTCGCCGGTTGGTGGAGCGGCCTGACCCGCATCGAAAGCCTCGGCCGCGGTTTGTGGCGCTACATCCAACCGGTGGCCAACCGCTTGCTGCCGGTGTCGAGTTTGCCCCGCGCGCTACTGCTTGGCGCACTGTGGGGCTGGCTGCCGTGCGGACTGGTTTACAGCACGTTGCTGTGGTCGGCGAGCCAGGGCAATGCGCTGGACAGCGCGTTGTTGATGCTGGCGTTCGGGCTGGGTACCTGGCCGGTGCTGCTGGCTACCGGTCTGGCGGCTGAGCGGGTCACGGCGCTGTTGCGCAAGCGTAGCGTGCGTATGGCAGGTGGTTTGTTGGTGATTCTGTTCGGCATCTGGACCCTGCCCGGCCCGCATCAGCATTGGTTGATGGGGCACTGA